One genomic segment of Helianthus annuus cultivar XRQ/B chromosome 14, HanXRQr2.0-SUNRISE, whole genome shotgun sequence includes these proteins:
- the LOC110885787 gene encoding endochitinase EP3, which produces MKTFGILIVVGILLAGVLNSSAQNCGCSPDLCCSQFGFCGSDEAYCGAGCQEGPCFSAPPTNDVDVASIVTDAFFNGIVDQSDTGCEGRGFYTRAAFLEALGNYPQFGRVGSEEDSRREIAAFFAHVTHETGHFCYIEEINGPSMDYCDESNTQYPCNPSKGYYGRGPIQLSWNYNYGPAGRSIGFDGLNNPEIVATDPVISFRTAFWFWMNNVHPIIGQGFGATIRAINGMECDGGNSATVTARVQYYTQYCSQLGVSPGDNLRC; this is translated from the exons ATGAAAACTTTTGGTATACTCATTGTTGTCGGAATACTTCTGGCCGGAGTACTTAACTCCTCCGCCCAGAATTGCGGCTGCAGTCCAGACTTGTGCTGCAGCCAATTTGGTTTTTGCGGCAGCGATGAGGCATACTGTGGTGCGGGCTGCCAAGAAGGGCCGTGTTTCTCCGCCCCTCCCACGAATGATGTTGATGTTGCTAGCATCGTGACCGATGCATTCTTTAATGGTATCGTGGATCAATCAGACACCGGTTGTGAAGGGAGAGGGTTTTATACACGCGCCGCCTTCCTTGAAGCCCTCGGAAACTATCCCCAATTTGGTAGAGTTGGATCGGAAGAAGATTCAAGGAGGGAGATTGCAGCTTTCTTCGCACATGTCACCCATGAAACCGGAC ATTTTTGCTACATTGAAGAAATAAACGGTCCTTCAATGGATTACTGCGATGAAAGTAATACTCAATATCCATGTAATCCTAGCAAGGGTTACTATGGGAGGGGTCCGATCCAATTGTCATGGAATTACAACTACGGTCCAGCCGGGAGGAGCATTGGGTTCGATGGGCTTAATAATCCTGAAATTGTTGCCACAGATCCTGTCATCTCTTTTCGGACAGCGTTTTGGTTTTGGATGAACAATGTCCACCCAATCATTGGCCAAGGGTTTGGAGCTACTATTCGTGCtatcaatggaatggaatgtgatGGTGGCAATTCTGCTACTGTAACTGCTCGTGTCCAATACTATACTCAATATTGTAGCCAACTTGGAGTTTCTCCGGGCGATAACCTTCGATGCTAA
- the LOC110882677 gene encoding uncharacterized protein LOC110882677: MGFFSFRLRDGTPKLMTPPKGMTMWKKKFFYIKSTALAVAMTFRNVTETIITETIAMPSLKSVQWFPQLQTIESVKLTNTQLWLLRMMLRRGKNSKPVVREKSGEDAPAWRMFAPDFEGTVETVVCADGEQDHNTIIRSNFRVPTAAALAVELPVGKGDLGALGDPEAKGVPKRQTVKGVRFRQKKIKEVTTVPHLVPQAAAAESRSGAAKKQAEEAAAGGTAAGPPVIGEKRRPEQKAAGGVETKRRRLVTKRSAPAQKKPAVVVERQDEDFSIFDAPESPPRAMDAGGAEVPSTPPVKVVPESTVQKEGTAENAAAQIFDTVDSSNNLISPNEGDDLSLRFTATGKQHSDAEPQKTGAEARQHDAGPQKSSVDKGTSSSAGGAGGMILLTTLRPAGRSWAVWGPPLKLSGLVPYRGSCV; the protein is encoded by the exons atggggttcttttctttccgtctaCGAGACGGTACCCCAAAGCTGATGACTCCCCCtaaggggatgacgatgtggaagaagaagTTCTTCTATATCAAGTCTACTGCCCTTGCTGTGGctatgacgtttcggaatgtgaccgagacgatcataacAGAGACCATTGCGATGCCCAGTTTGAAATCAGTGCAATGGTTCCCGCAACTGCAGACTATTGAGTCTGTGAAGTTGACCAACACGCAACTATGGCTGTTGCGTATGATGTTGAGGAGGGGCAAGAACTCGAAACCCGTGGTGCGGGAAAAGagcggtg AAGATGCTCccgcatggaggatgtttgctCCGGATTTCGAGGGTACGGTTGAGACCGTAGTTTGTGCGGATGGTGAACAGGATCACAACACTATCATCCgtagtaacttccgggtgcctactgcggctgcactggcagttgagttgccAGTAGGCAAAG gtgatcttggggccttggggGACCCTGAAGCGAAAGGAGTGCCTAAGAGGCAAactgtgaagggcgtgcgctttcgccaaaagaagataaaggaggtcactactgtgcctcatctggtgccgcaggcagcag ccgcggagtcacgttctggtgctgcgaagaagcaggcaGAAGAGGCGGCTGCGGGAGGGACAGCTGCGGGCCCCCCTGTGATTGGTGAGAAGAGGaggccagagcagaaagctgctggtggtgttgaAACCAAACGTCGGAGACTAGTAACCAAAAGGTCTGCTCCGGCGCAGAAAAAACCTGCGGTTGTCGTTG AGCgtcaagatgaagatttttctatcttcgatgCTCCGGAGTCCCCTCCGCGTGCCATGGATGCGGGTGGAGCGGAGGTGCCATCGACACCTCCAGTCAAGGTGGTACCCGAGTCAACCGTGCAgaaggagggtaccgcagagaatgcTGCGGCCCAGATATTTGATACTGTCGACTCGTCTAACAacctgatctctcccaatgagggggACGATTTGAGTTTGCGGTTCACTGCTACTGGGAAGCAACATTCTGACGCTGAACCGCAAAAAACTGGCGCTGAagcgcggcagcatgatgctgggCCGCAGAAGTCTTCGGTTGATAAGGGTACTAGCTCGTCTGCTGGTGGTGCGGG ggggatgatattgctAACGACCCTGCGGCCTGCAGGGAGATCTTGGGCGGTCTGGGGACCCCCTTTGAAGTTGAGCGGGCTCGTGCCGTACCGCGggagctgcgtataa